A region from the Aythya fuligula isolate bAytFul2 unplaced genomic scaffold, bAytFul2.pri scaffold_60_arrow_ctg1, whole genome shotgun sequence genome encodes:
- the LOC116501653 gene encoding uncharacterized protein LOC116501653 isoform X2 yields the protein MIAHRLVIFLTTVHLVPCQMVSEEAAVPAPTLWVLQGQKEYFFGDVVTLVCTTPRNITGKLMYQIFGDGGWAISGFSSTNNYTVDFVLSRMQHRGPHFCSYSIGRGPKQLTSPTSEALVIKIGGKSCFLLLRLLVVGGCFLTINSLILLFFWARGRSKDASFLYGASPAGISQLDARSPYTLQEDNKYEEH from the exons ATGATTGCCCACCGCCTCGTGATCTTCCTCA CCACCGTGCATCTCGTGCCCTGCCAGATGGTCTCCGAGGAAG CCGCAGTCCCTGCCCCGAccctctgggtgctgcagggacagaaggAATATTTCTTCGGAGATGTTGTCACGCTGGTGTGCACCACTCCCCGCAACATCACTGGGAAGCTGATGTACCAAATTTTTGGCGACGGTGGCTGGGCAATTTCAGGATTTAGCTCGACGAATAACTACACGGTTGACTTCGTCCTCTCCCGAATGCAACACAGGGGGCCACATTTCTGCAGCTATTCCATCGGGCGAGGTCCGAAGCAGCTCACATCCCCAACCAGTGAAGCACTGGTGATCAAGATTGGAG GCAAGAGCTGCTTCCTTCTTCTACGGCTCCTGGTTGTGGGTGGCTGCTTCCTCACCATCAACAgcctcatcctcctcttcttctggGCCCGGGGGAGAAGCAAAG ATGCTTCGTTTCTGTAtggagccagccctgctgggatcTCCCAGCTGGACGCCAGATCCCCATACACCCTTCAGGAGGATAATAAGTACGAGGAACACTAA
- the LOC116501653 gene encoding uncharacterized protein LOC116501653 isoform X1 produces the protein MIAHRLVIFLTTVHLVPCQMVSEEAAVPAPTLWVLQGQKEYFFGDVVTLVCTTPRNITGKLMYQIFGDGGWAISGFSSTNNYTVDFVLSRMQHRGPHFCSYSIGRGPKQLTSPTSEALVIKIGDHLPQPLLMVESPQGEVMAGDLLSIICKAPGNVTIRRFHFYRDGQEVLPVAEGSEDNATDHGGSLRTSMVLQFPRAGPQHSGNFTCKYEEKKPERWIPSFTSQAVSISVNPQKKGKSCFLLLRLLVVGGCFLTINSLILLFFWARGRSKDASFLYGASPAGISQLDARSPYTLQEDNKYEEH, from the exons ATGATTGCCCACCGCCTCGTGATCTTCCTCA CCACCGTGCATCTCGTGCCCTGCCAGATGGTCTCCGAGGAAG CCGCAGTCCCTGCCCCGAccctctgggtgctgcagggacagaaggAATATTTCTTCGGAGATGTTGTCACGCTGGTGTGCACCACTCCCCGCAACATCACTGGGAAGCTGATGTACCAAATTTTTGGCGACGGTGGCTGGGCAATTTCAGGATTTAGCTCGACGAATAACTACACGGTTGACTTCGTCCTCTCCCGAATGCAACACAGGGGGCCACATTTCTGCAGCTATTCCATCGGGCGAGGTCCGAAGCAGCTCACATCCCCAACCAGTGAAGCACTGGTGATCAAGATTGGAG AccaccttccccagcccctgctgatGGTGGAGTCCCCACAGGGAGAGGTGATGGCAGGAGATCTCCTAAGCATCATCTGTAAGGCCCCGGGAAATGTCACCATACGGAGGTTTCACTTCTACAGGGATGGCCAAGAGGTCCTCCCTGTGGCAGAAGGCTCCGAGGACAATGCAACAGATCATGGGGGCAGTTTAAGGACTTCCATGGTCCTGCAATTCCCACGTGCTGGTCCCCAACACAGTGGAAACTTTACCTGCaagtatgaggaaaaaaagcctgagaGGTGGATCCCCTCCTTCACAAGCCAAGCCGTGTCTATCAGTGTAAATCCCCAAAAAAAAG GCAAGAGCTGCTTCCTTCTTCTACGGCTCCTGGTTGTGGGTGGCTGCTTCCTCACCATCAACAgcctcatcctcctcttcttctggGCCCGGGGGAGAAGCAAAG ATGCTTCGTTTCTGTAtggagccagccctgctgggatcTCCCAGCTGGACGCCAGATCCCCATACACCCTTCAGGAGGATAATAAGTACGAGGAACACTAA